A genomic stretch from Procambarus clarkii isolate CNS0578487 chromosome 14, FALCON_Pclarkii_2.0, whole genome shotgun sequence includes:
- the LOC123769858 gene encoding serine/arginine repetitive matrix protein 1-like has translation MPPRAQAQGPSPRTKPKSPSPRTKDQAQGPSPRTKPKSPSPRTKPKDQAQGPSPRTKPKSPSLRTKPKDQAQGPSPRAQAQGPSPRTKPKDQAQEPKPKDQAQGPSPRTKPKDQAQEPKPKDQAQGPSPRAQAQGPSPRTKPKSPSPRTKPPRTKPKDQAQEPKPKDQAQGPSPRTKSKSRSPRTKPKDQGQGPSPRTKPKDQVQEPKPKDQAQGPSPRTEPKDQAQEPKPKDQAQGLSPRAQAQGPRPRTKPKDQAQEPKPKDQGQGPSPRTKPKDQGQGPSPRTKPKDQAQEPSPRAQAQGPSPRAQAQGPSPRAQAQGPSPRTKPKDQAQGPRAQAQGPSPRTKPKDQAQGPSPRTKPKSPSPRSKPKDQVQGPSPRTKPKVQAQGPSPRAQAQGPSPRPRTKPKSPSPRTKPKDQGQGPSPRTKPKDRAQGPSPRAQTQGPSPRTKPKSPSPRTKDQAQGPSPRTKPKSPSPRTKAKDQAQGPSPRTKAKDQAQGPSPRTKPKDQGQGPSPRTKPKDQEPKPKDQAQGPRPRTKPKDQEPKPKDQAQGPSPRTKAKDQAQGPSPRTKPKVFLHTMQGDGKKDYRRPVEQWNNATVEQWKTQRDRRNIITS, from the coding sequence ATGCCTCCAAGAGCCCAAGCCCAAGGACCAAGCCCAAGGACCAAGCCCAAGAGCCCAAGCCCAAGGACCAAGGACCAAGCCCAAGGACCAAGCCCAAGGACCAAGCCCAAGAGCCCAAGCCCAAGGACCAAGCCCAAGGACCAAGCCCAAGGACCAAGCCCAAGGACCAAGCCCAAGAGCCCAAGCCTAAGGACCAAGCCCAAGGACCAAGCCCAAGGACCAAGCCCAAGAGCCCAAGCCCAAGGACCAAGCCCAAGGACCAAGCCCAAGGACCAAGCCCAAGAGCCCAAGCCCAAGGACCAAGCCCAAGGACCAAGCCCAAGGACCAAGCCCAAGGACCAAGCCCAAGAGCCCAAGCCCAAGGACCAAGCCCAAGGACCAAGCCCAAGAGCCCAAGCCCAAGGACCAAGCCCAAGGACCAAGCCCAAGAGCCCAAGCCCAAGGACCAAGCCCCCAAGGACCAAGCCCAAGGACCAAGCCCAAGAGCCCAAGCCCAAGGACCAAGCCCAAGGACCAAGCCCAAGGACGAAGTCCAAGAGCCGAAGCCCAAGGACCAAGCCCAAGGACCAAGGCCAAGGACCGAGCCCAAGGACCAAGCCCAAGGACCAAGTCCAAGAGCCGAAGCCCAAGGACCAAGCCCAAGGACCAAGCCCAAGGACCGAGCCCAAGGACCAAGCCCAAGAGCCCAAACCCAAGGACCAAGCCCAAGGACTAAGCCCAAGAGCCCAAGCCCAAGGACCAAGGCCAAGGACCAAGCCCAAGGACCAAGCCCAAGAGCCCAAGCCCAAGGACCAAGGCCAAGGACCAAGCCCAAGGACCAAGCCCAAGGACCAAGGCCAAGGACCAAGCCCAAGGACCAAGCCCAAGGACCAAGCCCAAGAACCAAGCCCAAGAGCCCAAGCCCAAGGACCAAGCCCAAGAGCCCAAGCCCAAGGACCAAGCCCAAGAGCCCAAGCCCAAGGTCCAAGCCCAAGGACCAAGCCCAAGGACCAAGCCCAAGGACCAAGAGCCCAAGCCCAAGGTCCAAGCCCAAGGACCAAGCCCAAGGACCAAGCCCAAGGACCAAGCCCAAGGACCAAGCCCAAGAGCCCAAGCCCAAGGTCCAAGCCCAAGGACCAAGTCCAAGGACCAAGCCCAAGGACCAAGCCCAAAGTCCAAGCCCAAGGACCAAGCCCAAGAGCCCAAGCCCAAGGACCAAGCCCAAGGCCAAGGACCAAGCCCAAGAGCCCAAGCCCAAGGACCAAGCCCAAGGACCAAGGCCAAGGACCAAGCCCAAGGACCAAGCCCAAGGACCGAGCCCAAGGACCAAGCCCAAGAGCCCAAACCCAAGGACCAAGCCCAAGGACTAAGCCCAAGAGCCCAAGCCCAAGGACCAAGGACCAAGCCCAAGGACCAAGCCCAAGGACCAAGCCCAAGAGCCCAAGCCCAAGGACCAAGGCCAAGGATCAAGCCCAAGGACCAAGCCCAAGGACCAAGGCCAAGGACCAAGCCCAAGGACCAAGCCCAAGGACCAAGCCCAAGGACCAAGGCCAAGGACCAAGCCCTAGGACCAAGCCCAAGGACCAAGAGCCCAAGCCCAAGGACCAAGCCCAAGGACCAAGACCAAGGACCAAGCCCAAGGACCAAGAGCCCAAGCCCAAGGACCAAGCCCAAGGACCAAGCCCAAGGACCAAGGCCAAGGACCAAGCCCAAGGACCAAGCCCAAGGACCAAGCCCAAGGTtttcttgcataccatgcaaggtgatggaaaaaaaGATTATAGGAGACCAGTGGAACAGTGGAACAATGCAACAGTGGAACAGTGGAAGACCCAGAGAGACAGAAGGAACATTataacatcttga